One genomic region from Pseudomonas sp. R5-89-07 encodes:
- a CDS encoding rhodanese-related sulfurtransferase, producing the protein MTQPIVVAALYKFVTLEDYVALREPLLQAMVDNGIKGTLLIAEEGINGTVSGSREGIDGLMAWLKNDPRMDDIDHKESYCDDQPFYRTKVKLKKEIVTLGVEGVDPNKQVGTYVDPKDWNALISDPEVLLIDTRNDYEVSIGTFEGAIDPKTTSFREFPDYIKANFDPAKHKKVAMFCTGGIRCEKASSYMLNEGFGEVYHLKGGILKYLEEVPQEETKWQGDCFVFDNRVTVRHDLSEGDYDQCHACRTPVSVEDRASEHYVAGISCPHCWDKLPEKTRRSAIDRQKQIELAKARNMPHPIGFNYKQTPSEA; encoded by the coding sequence ATGACTCAACCGATTGTCGTGGCGGCACTGTACAAGTTCGTCACCCTCGAAGATTACGTCGCCCTGCGCGAGCCACTGCTGCAGGCGATGGTCGACAACGGCATCAAAGGCACCCTGCTGATCGCCGAAGAAGGCATCAACGGTACCGTTTCCGGCAGCCGCGAAGGCATCGACGGCCTGATGGCGTGGCTCAAGAACGACCCTCGCATGGACGACATCGACCACAAGGAGTCGTATTGCGATGACCAGCCGTTCTATCGCACCAAGGTCAAGCTCAAGAAAGAGATCGTGACCCTGGGCGTCGAAGGCGTCGACCCGAACAAGCAGGTCGGCACCTACGTCGACCCCAAGGACTGGAACGCGCTGATCAGCGACCCAGAAGTCTTGCTGATCGACACCCGCAACGACTACGAAGTGTCGATCGGCACCTTCGAAGGCGCGATCGATCCGAAAACCACCAGTTTTCGCGAATTTCCCGACTACATCAAAGCCAACTTCGACCCGGCGAAACACAAGAAAGTCGCCATGTTCTGCACCGGCGGCATTCGCTGCGAGAAAGCCTCGAGCTATATGCTCAATGAAGGCTTTGGCGAGGTCTATCATCTCAAGGGCGGTATCCTCAAATACCTCGAAGAGGTGCCGCAGGAAGAGACCAAGTGGCAGGGCGACTGCTTTGTTTTCGACAATCGCGTGACGGTGCGCCACGACTTGAGCGAAGGCGACTACGATCAATGTCATGCCTGCCGCACACCGGTGAGCGTGGAAGACCGCGCGTCCGAGCATTATGTGGCTGGCATCAGTTGCCCGCATTGCTGGGATAAGCTGCCGGAGAAAACCCGTCGCAGTGCCATCGACCGGCAGAAGCAGATCGAGCTGGCCAAGGCGCGCAATATGCCGCACCCGATTGGCTTCAACTACAAGCAAACCCCTTCCGAGGCTTGA